The Pseudomonas sp. FP2309 genomic sequence CCGCTCTGGCGCGCGGCTTGGCCGATGTTCATGGGCGTTGATCCTCCACGTCCTTTGGTTTCCAGGTTTTTAACAACAAGGCATTGCTCACCACACTGACGCTGGACAACGCCATGGCGGCGCCGGCCAACACCTGATTCAGCAGGCCGAACGCGGCCAGGGGAATACCGATCAGGTTATACACAAAGGCCCAGAACAGGTTCTGGCGGATTTTGGCGTAGGTCTTGCGGCTGATCTCCAGCGCCGCAGGCACCAGGCGCGGGTCGCCACGCATCAAAGTGATCCCGGCCGCGTGCATTGCCACGTCGGTACCACCGCCCATGGCGATGCCGATGTCCGCGGCGGCCAGGGCCGGGGCGTCGTTAATGCCGTCGCCGACCATGGCCACGACCCCGGTTTTTTTCAGTTCAGCGACGGTGGCGGCTTTATCGGCGGGCAGTACTTCGGCGTGAACATCCGCTATGCCCAGGGCGTGCGCCACCACGCGGGCGCTGCCGCGATTGTCGCCGGTGAGCAAATGGCTGCCGATACCTCGGGCTTTGAGTTGTTCAACCGCCTCCAGCGCACCGGGCTTGAGGGTGTCGCCAAAGGCGAACAGCCCGAGCACCTTGGGGTGCGCGCCTGTTTCAATCAGCCAGGACAAGGTGCGGCCTTCGGCCTCCCACTCTTGGGCTGAGCCTGTCAGGTCGCCCGCACTCAAGCCGCTGTCTTCGAGCAGGCGGCGGTTGCCCAGGGCCAGTTGACGGCCGTCGAGGGTGCCTGCGATGCCGCGCCCGGTCAGGGATTGGCTGGCGCTGACATCCGCTACCGTCAGGCCCCGTTCGCGGCAGGCATCCAGCACGGCCTTGGCCAGCGGGTGCTCGCTGCCGCGTTGCAGCGCGCCGGCCTGTTGCAGCAGCACAGACGCGTGACCATCGACAGCGGTCAGGTGGGCGATTTTTGGCGTGCCGGAGGTGAGGGTGCCGGTCTTGTCGAACACCACGGTGCTGACTGCATGGGCGCGCTCCAAAGCTTCGGCGTCCTTGATCAGGATGCCGTAGCGGGCGGCGACGCCGGTACCGGCCATGATCGCAGTCGGCGTCGCCAGGCCCAGGGCGCAGGGGCAGGCGATTACCAGCACCGCCACGGCATTGATGATCGCGGTCTCCAAGGATGCGCCATACAGCCACCAGCCCAGCAATGTGATCAACGCCAGCACCAACACGGTGGGCACGAAGACCTGGCTGACTTTATCCACCAGTTTCTGGATCGGCGCCTTGGCCGCCTGGGCGTCTTCGACCAGGCGGATGATTCGCGCCAATACGCTTTCGGCGCCCAGGGCGGTGGTACGCACCAGCAGGCGGCCTTCGCCATTGATGGCGCCGCCGGTGACTTTGTCGCCGGGTTGTTTGGGCACCGGCAGGCTTTCGCCGCTGATCAGCGCCTCGTCGGCGTGGCTTTGGCCTTCTATCACTTCACCGTCTACCGGGAAACGCTCGCCGGGTTTGACCAGCACCCGGTCGTCGAGCTTCAGGGTATGGATGGCGACGTCTTCCTCACGACCATCCCGCACACGAATCGCCCGTTCCGGACGCAGGGCCTCCAGCGCACGGATGGCGCTGGCGGTCTGGCGTTTGGCGCGGCTTTCCAGGTATTTACCCAGCAGCACCAGCGCGATCACCACGGCCGAGGCTTCGAAGTACAGGTGCGGCATGCTGCCGGCGGGGGCGGTGAGCCACTCATACAGGCTCAGCCCGTAGCCGGCACTGGTGCCGATGGCCACCAGCAGGTCCATGTTGCCGGCGCCGGCGCGCACGGCCTTCCAGGCGGCGATATAGAAGCGTGCACCGAAGATGAACTGCACGGGGGTGGCCAGGGCGAATTGCACCCAGGCGGGCAGCATCCAATGCAGGCCGAAGGGCTGTACCAGCATGGGCAGTACCAACGGCAGCGCCAGCGCGATGGCCAGCAGCAGTGCCCAACGTTCACGGTGCAGGCGCTGGGCCTGGTTGGCGTCGGTGGCGGTTTCGCTTTGGGGCAGGGTGGCGGTGTAGCCGGCCTTGTCGACGGCGGCGATCAAGACAGCCGGGTCGATCTGGCCGAGCACTTGAACATGCGCCCGTTCGTTGGCCAGGTTGACACTGACGCTTTGCACCCCCGGCACTTTGCCCAGAGCGCGCTCGACACGCCCGGCACAGCTGGCGCAGGTCATGCCGCTGATGGGCAGGTCGAAGGTGGTCGATCCATTCATGGGGCAGTCCTCCAGGAGAAGTGGCCCTTAGGATCAACCTTGCCCTATGGGTAAGGTCAAGTGCCTTCAGTATTCCAGTGCGGCGGGCTTGAGGTACATACCGTCCTGGCCCTGGGCGATACGCAACTTGCGCACATCCCCCGCTTTGAGTGTGATGTTCTGCGCAGGCGGTGCGAGCAGGCCGGGCAGACAGCCCGGCGATTGGCCCGGCAGCAGCTTGAGGCGCAACGATACGTTACCGGGCGCCAGGTTGAATGACGTCGCTTGTTCCTGGAACAGCCGGCCTGCCAGTTGGTCATTGAGGTACAGACCAATCTCACAATTGGTCGGCACCTCCAGGCGCTCCCGGGAAATGATCAGCACGGCATAGTCTTCAGCGGCGCCGGCCTGTGGGGCAATGGCAGACAAACTCATCAGGCCGACAAGGCCAAAAAACGACCAGCGCATGGTGAATGCTCCAAGTTTGAATCAAAGAGGGCTCAAGCTTGGCCGACAGTGCCACCGAATACCAGCCCGGCCGATGTTTTCAGAACTTGACCTTGCCATCGTGGCAAGGTCGAAACTGGTTTTAACCTCATTAAAGGAGTCATGTCATGCAAGTATTCAGCGTAGAAGGGATGACCTGCGGCCATTGCGTCAAGGCGGTGACCCAGGCCGTGCAAAGCCAGGACCCGGCCGCCAGCGTCAAGGTTGATCTGGCCGCCAGGGAAGTCGGTGTGGAGAGCCGTTTGTCTGCCGAGGAGGTGATCCGCCTGATTTGCGAAGAAGGTTACAGCGCCAAGCTCGCCTGATTTTGATAGTTAGCGAGCTATCTTAATGTTCAAGGCACCCAGCCCCGGCTAGACTGTCGGGCTGCCGACTCACTTGGGTGCCTGATGAACCTTCGCATAATTCTGATTCTGGGCGCCTTAAGCGCCTTCGCGCCGCTGGCGATCGATTTTTACTTGCCGGGCTTCCCGGCGATGGCCACGGCGTTCGCCACCGATGAAAAGCATATCCAGCTGACCCTGGCGGTGTACTTCGCAGGGCTTGCCATTGGCCAATTGATTTATGGACCACTGGCAGACCGTTTCGGCCGCCGCGGGCCGCTGCTCAGTGGCGTGACCTTATTCACCCTGGCCTCTTTCGCCTGCGCCTATGCACCGTCTCTGGACTGGCTGATCGGCGCGCGTTTCGTACAGGCACTGGGTGGTTGTGCGGGCATGGTGATTTCCCGCGCCGTGGTCAGCGACAAGTGTGATGCGGTGGGCTCGGCCAAGGTGTTTTCCCAATTGATGCTGGTGACCGGCCTGGCGCCGATCCTCGCGCCGCTGGCCGGCGGGGTGATGGTTGGGTTGTGGGGCTGGCAGTCGATCTTCCTGGCGTTGACCCTCTTCAGCGTGATGGCCGCCGTCGCCGTGGCGTTCGGCCTGCCGGAAACCTTCCCGGCCCACCAGCCGCGCCAGCCCTTGTCAGGCTCGCTGCGCCGCTACTTCGGACTGCTGTCGGACCGGGTTTACCTCGGCTATGCCCTCACCGGCGCGCTGTCGATTGCCGGGATGTTCGCCTACATTGCCGGCTCGCCGTTCGTGTTTATCAAACTCTACGGCGTGCCCGCCGAGCATTACGGCTGGGTATTTGGCTCCAATGCCGCCGGTTTTATCCTGGTGGCGCAACTCAACGCCCGTCTGCTGGCCAAGCGTGGCCCGGCGTTTTTGCTGTCGCGTTCGGTGTGGGTGTATCTGCTGGCGGGCCTGACGTTGCTGGGCATCACGGCATTGCGCACGGATGCACTGTGGCCGTTGTTGGTGCCGCTGTTTATCTGCATCGCCAGTCTGGGCTGCATTTTGCCCAACACCTCTGCCTGCGCCATGAGCGGGCAGGGCGCCAGGGCCGGCAGTGCCTCGGCATTGCTCGGGTGCATCCAGTTCGGTGTGGCGGCGGGGGCGGCGTCTTTGGTCGGGATGCTGCACGATGGCACAGCCATGCCGATGGCGATGGTCATCAGCCTGTGCGGTGTATTGGCGGTGACGGTGGCCGTGATGACCCAGCGCCTGCAACGGGCCAGGGCCCTGCAAGCGCAGGTCTGAAGGACGGGTCAGCCAGCGGCGGATTGTTGCTGGCTGATCGGAAAACGATGCGGCGCCTGGATGCGCGCTTGCAGGGTATTGGCAAAGGCGCGAGCCTCGGCCTCGGTGTGGAAAATGATGGTTTTCTGGTCCAGACGGACCTCCCACTGCGATTTTGCTAACGCTTTTATCAGGATCTTCATTGCTGACTTCCTCACGTAAAAGAATCGTGGCAAAGGCGGCCAATATAAACCTGAATACGCTGGCAAATATGACAAAGGTCAACTCTCTGACTAGCGGTGTCGTCCGTTACTTACATCAATAACAGACGACACTGACAGACGTTATTTTCAGAAGCCTTCCAGTACGATTTTGCCCTTGGCCTTACCGCTTTCCAGCAGTGCATGGGCGCGGCGCAGGTTCGTCGCATTGATCACACCGAAGTGCTCGCCCACCGTGGTTCTCAAGGTGCCGGCATCGATCAGCTCAGCCACGCGATTGAGCAGGTTGTGCTGTTCGATCATGTCCGGCGTTTCGAACATCGAGCGCGTGTACATGAACTCCCAATGCAGCGACAGGCTCTTGCGTTTGAGTTTGCTCACGTCCAGCACCTTGGGGTCATCAATCAATGCCAGCTTGCCCTGGGGTTGCAGCGCCTCTACCAACTGGTCCAGATGCTGATCGGTCTGGGTCAGGCTGGCGACGTGAGTCACTTGAGGGTGGCCGGCCTGTTTCAAGGCTTCGCTCAGCGGTTGGCTGTGGTCGATCACCAGGTCGGCGCCGAGCGCCTTGGCCCATTCCTGGGTTTCCGGGCGCGAAGCGGTGCCGATCACTTTCAAGGCGGTGAGCTGGCTGGCCAATTGGGTCAAGATCGAGCCCACGCCACCGGCGGCGCCGACAATCAGCAGGCTCTGGCCTTCGTCCTGTTGGCCTTCGCGCACCTGCAGGCGCTCGAACAGCAGTTCCCAGGCCGTAATGGCGGTCAGCGGCAGTGCGGCGGCTTCGGCAAAACCCAGGCTCTTGGGCATATGGCCGACGATGCGCTCGTCCACGGTGTGCAGCTCGCTGTTGCCACCTGGGCGTATCAGGGAGCCGGCGTAGAACACTTTGTCGCCGACCTTGAACAGGCTCACGTCGCTGCCGACGGCCTTGACCACGCCGGCCACGTCCCAGCCCAGCACTTTGGCGGTGCCGTTTTCCGGAGCGACATTCTGGCGCACCTTGGTGTCCACGGGGTTGACCGAGATGGCTTTGACGTCCACCAGCAAATCGCGCGGGCCGGCGACCGGCTCCGGCAGTTCGATGTCTTGCAGAGATTTTTCGTCGTTGATCGGCAGGGATGCGTAGTAGGCGATGGCTTTCATGGTGGCTCCGTAAAAGGACAGTGATCAGGCAAGAAATGTCAGGCGCTTGAGTTCGAAGTGTTCGATCACGTCAGCCGCCTGAGCGCGAAAACTCTGGATATGCGCGCTCCTGTCGTGGTCGGCCAGCGCCGCGTCGTCGCTCCAGCGTTCGAGCATGTAGAAGGTCTCGGGATGTTGCTGGTCCTGGTAAAGGTCGTACTGCTGGCAACCGGCTTCGAGGCGAGTCGGTTCCAGCAGGCCGCGCAGCAATCGCTCCAGGGTCGCTTGTTGGCCAGGCTTGGCGATCAGTGTGGCAATGACGTTAAAGGCAGTGGACATATTCAACTCCAGGCACGTAATGGGCAGGTTGGGCAGATCATTGGCTATTTCCGCCCGCGATAAAAGCGGCTAAAACAGCACTCTGTTTCAACGGAATTTTGATAATGGAGGCGCGGATGCTGCGTTTTGATGATTTGCAGTTGTTTGTGCGTGCTGCCGACCTGGGCAGTTTGTCAGCTGCGGCGCGAGTGATGGACCTGTCGCCGGCCGTAGCCAGCGCCGCACTCAAACGCATCGAACAGCAACTGGGGACGCGCTTGCTGGCACGCTCCACGCGCAGCCTGCGGCTGACGGCGGAGGGCGAAGGCTTTTTGGAGTACGCCCGCGCCGCGCTGAGTTCACTGGATGAGGGGCGACGTTTATTGGCCAGCGGCCAGGACCACGTCAGCGGTGTGCTGCAACTGTCGGCGCCCTCGGATTTTGGCCGCAACCAGTTGTTGCCGTGGCTGGACGAATTTCAGCAGCAGCATCCCCAGCTCAACGTGCGCCTGTTGCTTGGCGATCGTATCGCCGACCTGTTCCGCCAGCCGGTGGATATCGCGCTGCGCTACGGAGAGCCTGAGGACTCCAGCCTGATCGCGTTATCGGTGGCGCCGAGCAACGTTCGCGTACTGTGTGCCGCCCCCAGTTACCTCGCGCGCCATGGCGAGCCCCGGCATCTGGAGCAATTGGCCCAGCATAATTGCCTGCTGTATATGCTGGCCAGCCGCGTCCACGACCACTGGACGTTCCACGACGGCAGGCGAGAAGTCAGCCTGACGGTGTCCGGCGACCGTTTCAGCGACGATGCGGACGTGGTTCGGCG encodes the following:
- a CDS encoding zinc-binding alcohol dehydrogenase family protein, yielding MKAIAYYASLPINDEKSLQDIELPEPVAGPRDLLVDVKAISVNPVDTKVRQNVAPENGTAKVLGWDVAGVVKAVGSDVSLFKVGDKVFYAGSLIRPGGNSELHTVDERIVGHMPKSLGFAEAAALPLTAITAWELLFERLQVREGQQDEGQSLLIVGAAGGVGSILTQLASQLTALKVIGTASRPETQEWAKALGADLVIDHSQPLSEALKQAGHPQVTHVASLTQTDQHLDQLVEALQPQGKLALIDDPKVLDVSKLKRKSLSLHWEFMYTRSMFETPDMIEQHNLLNRVAELIDAGTLRTTVGEHFGVINATNLRRAHALLESGKAKGKIVLEGF
- a CDS encoding heavy-metal-associated domain-containing protein; translated protein: MQVFSVEGMTCGHCVKAVTQAVQSQDPAASVKVDLAAREVGVESRLSAEEVIRLICEEGYSAKLA
- a CDS encoding cation-translocating P-type ATPase; translation: MNGSTTFDLPISGMTCASCAGRVERALGKVPGVQSVSVNLANERAHVQVLGQIDPAVLIAAVDKAGYTATLPQSETATDANQAQRLHRERWALLLAIALALPLVLPMLVQPFGLHWMLPAWVQFALATPVQFIFGARFYIAAWKAVRAGAGNMDLLVAIGTSAGYGLSLYEWLTAPAGSMPHLYFEASAVVIALVLLGKYLESRAKRQTASAIRALEALRPERAIRVRDGREEDVAIHTLKLDDRVLVKPGERFPVDGEVIEGQSHADEALISGESLPVPKQPGDKVTGGAINGEGRLLVRTTALGAESVLARIIRLVEDAQAAKAPIQKLVDKVSQVFVPTVLVLALITLLGWWLYGASLETAIINAVAVLVIACPCALGLATPTAIMAGTGVAARYGILIKDAEALERAHAVSTVVFDKTGTLTSGTPKIAHLTAVDGHASVLLQQAGALQRGSEHPLAKAVLDACRERGLTVADVSASQSLTGRGIAGTLDGRQLALGNRRLLEDSGLSAGDLTGSAQEWEAEGRTLSWLIETGAHPKVLGLFAFGDTLKPGALEAVEQLKARGIGSHLLTGDNRGSARVVAHALGIADVHAEVLPADKAATVAELKKTGVVAMVGDGINDAPALAAADIGIAMGGGTDVAMHAAGITLMRGDPRLVPAALEISRKTYAKIRQNLFWAFVYNLIGIPLAAFGLLNQVLAGAAMALSSVSVVSNALLLKTWKPKDVEDQRP
- a CDS encoding Bcr/CflA family multidrug efflux MFS transporter: MNLRIILILGALSAFAPLAIDFYLPGFPAMATAFATDEKHIQLTLAVYFAGLAIGQLIYGPLADRFGRRGPLLSGVTLFTLASFACAYAPSLDWLIGARFVQALGGCAGMVISRAVVSDKCDAVGSAKVFSQLMLVTGLAPILAPLAGGVMVGLWGWQSIFLALTLFSVMAAVAVAFGLPETFPAHQPRQPLSGSLRRYFGLLSDRVYLGYALTGALSIAGMFAYIAGSPFVFIKLYGVPAEHYGWVFGSNAAGFILVAQLNARLLAKRGPAFLLSRSVWVYLLAGLTLLGITALRTDALWPLLVPLFICIASLGCILPNTSACAMSGQGARAGSASALLGCIQFGVAAGAASLVGMLHDGTAMPMAMVISLCGVLAVTVAVMTQRLQRARALQAQV
- a CDS encoding putative quinol monooxygenase; the encoded protein is MSTAFNVIATLIAKPGQQATLERLLRGLLEPTRLEAGCQQYDLYQDQQHPETFYMLERWSDDAALADHDRSAHIQSFRAQAADVIEHFELKRLTFLA
- a CDS encoding LysR family transcriptional regulator, which gives rise to MLRFDDLQLFVRAADLGSLSAAARVMDLSPAVASAALKRIEQQLGTRLLARSTRSLRLTAEGEGFLEYARAALSSLDEGRRLLASGQDHVSGVLQLSAPSDFGRNQLLPWLDEFQQQHPQLNVRLLLGDRIADLFRQPVDIALRYGEPEDSSLIALSVAPSNVRVLCAAPSYLARHGEPRHLEQLAQHNCLLYMLASRVHDHWTFHDGRREVSLTVSGDRFSDDADVVRRWAVAGVGIAYKSWLDVSTDVLAGRLRLILPELRGEPTPLNLLCAHRAQLSKPVKLLREMLVARCATLTAQLPACVGVGQ